From Delphinus delphis chromosome X, mDelDel1.2, whole genome shotgun sequence, a single genomic window includes:
- the LOC132418036 gene encoding melanoma-associated antigen B3-like: protein MPRGRKSKLRTRERRCQAQSGTQGLTGAQATAAEEEAASSSCPSLGVTTRRKPGAKSRSTLKSPQRALATTTNPAGVSPARSNKGAKGQMKKKHSSSQAAVSAVRSRKGPLRRTASVLVQFLVHMYKMKKPVRKAHMLKFIAKKYQNRFPEILRRASFSMEMLFGVDLKEVDRTKHTYTFVSKMALPDDGTMSRGSGLPKTGLLMYILAVILMKGNCTTEENIWEFLNKMRVYAGKRHFIFGEPKKLITQDWVKLKYLEYRQVANSDPARYEFLWGPRAHAETSKMKVLEFLAKVNHTVPSAFQSWYEEALKDEEERAQASGCSSVLSSSSHTESEANSALCG from the coding sequence ATGCCTCGGGGGCGGAAGAGTAAGCTCCGCACCCGTGAGAGACGCTGCCAGGCCCAAAGTGGGACCCAGGGTCTGACGGGTGCTCAGGCCACTGCAGCTGAGGAGGAAGCCGCCTCGTCTTCATGTCCTTCTCTTGGGGTTACTACTCGGAGAAAGCCGGGTGCTAAGTCACGTAGCACTCTCAAGAGTCCTCAGAGGGCCCTAGCCACCACCACTAATCCTGCAGGTGTTTCTCCCGCAAGATCAAACAAAGGAGCCAAAGGCCAAATGAAGAAAAAGCACAGTTCCTCTCAGGCCGCCGTCTCCGCCGTGCGGTCTCGAAAAGGCCCTCTAAGGAGGACAGCGAGTGTGTTGGTGCAGTTCCTGGTGcacatgtataaaatgaaaaagcctGTTAGGAAAGCACATATGCTGAAGTTTATCGCAAAGAAGTACCAAAATCGATTCCCTGAGATCCTCAGAAGAGCTTCCTTCAGCATGGAGATGCTATTTGGTGTTGACTTAAAGGAGGTCGACCGTACCAAGCATACTTATACCTTTGTCAGCAAAATGGCTCTCCCCGACGATGGGACCATGAGCCGTGGCAGCGGGTTACCCAAGACCGGTCTCCTGATGTACATTCTGGCTGTGATCCTCATGAAGGGCAACTGCACCACAGAGGAGAATATCTGGGAATTCCTGAATAAGATGAGAGTCTATGCTGGGAAGAGGCACTTCATATTTGGGGAGCCCAAGAAGCTCATCACCCAAGATTGGGTGAAGCTGAAGTATTTGGAATACCGGCAAGTGGCCAACAGTGATCCAGCGCGCTACGAGTTCCTGTGGGGCCCGAGAGCACATGCCGAAACCAGCAAGATGAAAGTCCTGGAGTTCCTGGCCAAGGTCAATCACACCGTCCCCAGTGCCTTCCAGTCTTGGTATGAAGAGGCtttgaaagatgaggaagagagagCCCAAGCCAGTGGATGTTCCAGTGTTCTGTCCAGCTCCTCCCACACAGAATCTGAGGCAAATTCTGCACTTTGTGGCTGA